Within the Mycobacterium gordonae genome, the region TGTTCGGCAACGGTGGCGCCGGCGGTCACGGTGGTGTGGGCGGCACCGGTGGCGCCGGCGGGGCCGGCGGCGCCGGCTGGGACGCCAGCTCTCCGTCGGCGCCGCTGGGCGCGAACGGCGGCGACGCGGGCAATGGCGGCAACGGAAACCAAGGCGGTCAAGGCGGTCAAGGAGGCATCGGGGGCCGCGGTTCGGTGTTGCTGGGCCAGGCGGGCGCCCCCGGCAACGGCGGCGCGGGTGGCGCCGGCGGCGCCGCCGGAATGGGTGGTGACGGCGGCACCGGCGGGTCCGGTCTGGGTCCGGCGACGGCGGGTGGCACGGGCGGTCATGGCGGTGACCCGGGCATCGCGGGCAAGGGCGGACCCGGCGGTTCACCTGGAGGATTGGGCGCTGCCGCCGGCCTGACCGGCGGGGACGGCAACGCCGTCGTCACCGGCGGCAATGGCGGCAAAGGTGGTGCCGGCTACACGGAGACCATCACCGGCAGTGGGGGCAGCGGCGGGCAGGGTGGCGCCGGCGGTCAGTACGGGAATGGAGGCGCCGGCGGTACTGGCGGCAATGCAGCCGGAAACGGCTTCGGTGGTAGGGGCGGCAACGGCGGTAGCGCCGGTTCACAGGACGGCATGGGCGGCGCCGGTGGTCACGGCGGAAACGGTGCCGGTGCCGGCGGCGGCGGTGACGGCGGCAGCGGCGCCAGCGTGTCCCGGACGGGCACCACCGCTGCGATCGCCGGCAGCGGTGGTGCCGGCGGCGCCGGAGCCAGGGGTGGCATGGGCGGCGCCGGTGGTGCGGCATCGACTACGGGAACCGGTACCGTCACGCCGGGTAGTGGCGGGGCGGGCGGCGTCGGCATCACCGCTCACGGAGGGACCGGAGGTCCCGGCGGCGACGCGCGTATCGACAACAGCGGTTCGGTGGTCAGCGCCGTCGGCGGGGCGGGCGGCGCCGGGGGAGCCGGATTCGATAACTCCGGCAGCTCGTTTTTCGGACCTGGTGAGGGCGGCCCCGGAGGCAATGCATACATCGACAGCAGTGGCTCGAAGGCGCAGGCCATTGGTGGCACCGGCGGGGTGGGCGGAGCCAGCAGCGCTGGCACCGGCGGCCGTGGCGGCACCGGTGGGGCTGCATACAATTCTGGTTCTGGAAATGCCGTCGGCGGCACCCCCGGCCTCGGCGGCCTCGGACCCACGCCCGGCAATGGCGGCGACGGCGGTCAGGCAGTTTCCTCAGGAACCGGAAATGCCGTCGCGGCCGCCGGGGCGAACGGCATCGACAATCCCGCGGGCACGGGAGGCGCCGGTGGCCGCGGCGGCACGGGCTATATCTCCAACCCCTCCTCGACAGCGACGGCGACGTCCGGCGCCGGCGGGGACGGCGGTAATGGTCAAAACGGCGGCGCCGGCGGTGGAGGTGGCACTGCGATTAACTTCGGAACCGGCAACGTCGTGCCCGGTGCCGGTGGTGCCGGTGGCACCGGCAGCACCGGCACCGGCGGGAACGGCGGGCAAGGTGGCACCGCGGACATCAACAACGCCAGCTCGCCGATCACCAACCTGGTAGGCAGCACGGGCGGCGCAGGTGGCACCGGCTTCAGCAACGGCGGAAGCGGCGGCAGCGGCGGCGAGGCCATCATCAGCAATGCCGCGGCCACAGCCACAGCCACGGGCGGTGCCGGGGGCGCCGGCGGCAACGCCACCGATGCCCTGAACGGCACCGGCGGGACCGGCGGGATGGGGGGTGTAGGAGGCAACTCCGGAGCCGGAAATGCCTACGGTGGCGTGCCGGGCACGGGCGGTCTCGGCGTCAACGGCGGATCCGGGGGCTCAGGCGGTAACGCGGCCATTTTCGGAACGGGATCCGGAAACGCCATCGCGCACGACGGAGCGCCCGGTGTCAGCGGTTCCGGTGGCAACGGCGGCTCGGGCGGCGGCGGTGGCTTTGCGGACGTCTTCGGTCCCACCTCCGGAGGCAGCGCCATCGCCGGCAACGGTGGGACTGGCGCCGACAGTGCCCAGGCCGCCGGGAAAGGTGGGGCCGGCGGGAACGTGCGCACCTTCGGAACTGGAACGGTGACCGCCGGTACTGGCGGCAACGGCGGCGCCAGCAGCGGCGGCGCCGGCGGCGCCGGTGGCAATGGCGGCAATGCCGATATCTACAGCGACACCAACGTGCACGAGGCGCGCGGCGGTAATGGCGGGGCTGCGGGTGCGGGTGTGAACAACTTCGGGATCGCCGGTGGTAGTGGCGGCTCGGGAATCATTCGCAACAGCCTGTCCACAGCCAACGCCTACGGCGGCAACGGCGGTGCCGGCGTGTCCACCACCGGTCCCTACGCCGCAAGTGGCGGGTCCGGCGGGACTGCATTCAACTACGGGACCGGCGCCGCGACCGGCGGCAACGGCGCCGACGGTGGTTCGGCCGCCGTCCAGGGCGGTAACGGCGGCAACGGCGGCAACGCCTTTGCGGTTGTCTACCCAGCCAACGCCTTTGCCGGCTCACCCGGCTCCGGCGGTGCAGGCGGGGTCCTTCTGGGAACGGACGGCCTGGCCGGCAGCACCGGCCCACTCTGACGTTCTGGGACAATGGTCGGCGTGTCCGTCACGCCGATGTCCCTGACCCCGGGCGTCCTTGCTGAGGCCGTCATCGACCTGGGTGCCATTGCGCACAACATCCGGGTGCTGCGGGAACATGCCGGAAAAGCAGAGGTCATGGCGGTGGTGAAGGCCGACGGATACGGCCACGGCGCGACCCGGGTCGCCTTCACCGCACTGGCCGCCGGGGCCACCGAACTCGGTGTGGCCACCGTCGACGAGGCGCTTGCGCTGCGGGCCGATGGCATCGTCGACCCGATCCTGGCCTGGCTGCACCCGCCCGGCTTTGACTTCGCCCCCGCGCTGCGGGGCGACGTGCAGATTGCCGTCTCCTCGGTGCGCCAACTGGAGGAGCTGCTGGATGCGGTGCACCGCACCGGCACCCAGGCCGCCGTCACCGTCAAGGTGGACACCGGCCTGAACCGCAACGGCGTGGCCGCGGCGGATTTCCCCGCCATGGTGACAGCGCTGAAACAAGCCGTCGCGGACGACGCCGTCGCTTTGCGGGGGTTGATGTCGCACCTGGTCTTCGCCGACGCCCCGGAGCAGCCCATCAACGACATCCAGGCAAAGCGGTTCCGCGAGATGCTGGCCTATGCCGCCGACCAAGGGGTGCGGTTCGAGGTGGCCCACCTGTCGAACTCCTCGGCCACCATGGTCCGTCCCGACCTGACGTTCGACCTGGTGCGCCCGGGCATCGCGGTCTACGGGCTCAGCCCCGTGCCTAGACTGGGCGACATGGGTCTGATTCCGGCGATGACCGTCAAATCCCCTGTCGCACTGGTCAAGTCGATCAAGGGCGGGGAGGGTGTGTCCTATGCGCACACTTGGACCGCGCCCCACGACACCAATCTGGCGCTGATACCCGTCGGCTACGCCGACGGCGTCGTGCGGTCATTGGGCGGGCGGCTGGATGTGCTGATCAACGGACGGCGGCGGCCCGGAGTGGGGCGGGTCTGTATGGACCAGTTCGTGGTCGACCTGGGACCCGGCCGGCCCGACGTGGCCGCGGGCGACGAGGCGATCCTGTTCGGGCCGGGCACCCGGGGCGAGCCCACCGCGCAGGAGTGGGCCGACCTGATCGGGACCATCCACTACGAAGTGGTGAGCGGCATCCGGGGACGGATCACCAGAACCTACCGCGAGGTTGACGCCGTTGAGTGCTGACGACAACCACCGCATCCCGAAGGGCAGGGCCTGGCTTGCGGGCAGCGCCGGGCTGACCGCGGTGGCCACCCTGGTCGGCGCGTCGGCGCGCAAGACGTTCATCGAACGCACCTCATCCGACGAAGACCCCTGGGAAGGTGAGGATTTCGAGCGGCTGGACAGCGATCGCGCCCAGGTGGTGACGACTTCTGACGGTGTGCCGCTGGCGGTGCGTGAGGCCGGGCCGCCCGACGCCCCGCTGACCGTCGTGTTCGCGCACGGCTTCTGTCTGCGCATGGGCGCCTTCCACTTCCAGCGGATGCGACTCGGCGAGGTGCTGGATGCGCAGGTGCGCATGGTGTTCTACGACCAGCGTGGCCACGGTCAGTCCGGGGAGGGCGAGCCGGAGTCCTACACGCTCACCCAACTCGGCCAGGACCTGGAAACGGTGCTGCAGGCGACCGCGCCGCGCGGGCCGATCGTCCTGGTGGGCCACTCGATGGGCGGCATGACGGTCCTGTCGCATGCCGGACAGTTCCCGGAGCAGTACGGGCGCCGCATCGTCGGGGCGGCGCTGATCTCGTCGGCCGCCGAAGGTGTGACCCGCTCACCGCTGGGGTCGTTCCTGAAGAATCCGGCGCTGGACGCGGTCCGGTTCACCGCCAAATCCGCACCGAAGCTGATGCACCGCGGGCGCAACGTCTCCCGCTCCCTGATCGGCCCCATCCTGCGCGCCGCTTCCTACAGCGATCTGCAGGTCAGCCGCAGCCTGGACGCGTTCTCGCAGCGGATGATGAACGGCACCCCGATCGCCACCCTGGTCGGCTTCCTGCGCGCCCTGGAAAACCACGACGAAACCGCCGGATTGTGGACGCTGCTCAAGATCCCCACCCTGATCGCCTGCGGAGACCATGACCTGCTCACGCCGGACGAGTACTCCCGGTTGATGTCTGCCTCGCTGCCGCAGTCGGAGTTGGTGATCGTCCCCGGGGCCAGCCACCTGGCGTTGCTGGACAAGCCGGAAACGATCAACGACGGGCTGATCCGGCTGATCGAGCGGTCGCAGCCGGGCAAGCTGAAGTGGCGCTACCGCCGATTCGGCGAGCGGCTGCGGCGTGGGCGGTTGCGGCGCCGTGGCTGACGGTGGGAAGGCCACACTCGAGCGCGTCGAAGACACCGTCGCGCTCGGGTCGAAGCTGGGCGAACGGCTGCGCGCCGGCGATGTGGTGGTGCTGTCCGGGCCCCTCGGTGCCGGAAAGACGGTGTTGGCCAAGGGGATTGCGGCGGCGATGAACGTCGAAGGCCCGGTGACGTCGCCGACGTTCGTGCTGGCGCGGGTGCATCCGGCGCGCCAGGCGGGCAGCCCGTCCATGATCCACGTCGACGTCTACCGACTGCTCGACCAGCACGGCGCGGACCTGCTCGGCGAACTCGACTCGCTGGACCTTGACACCGATCTGGAAGACGCCGTGGTGGTGGTGGAGTGGGGTGAAGGGTTGGTCGAACGCCTCGCCGAGCGGCACCTCGACGTCCGCCTCGAGCGCCTCGCCCATTCCGACGTGCGGATCGCCACCTGGGAGTGGGTGGGCTCGTGATCGTGTTGGCTCTCGACACCTCCACTCCGGCCGTGACGGCGGGCATCGTGCGCGTCGATGACATCACCACGCTGGCGCAGCACGTCACCGTCGACGCCCGCGCCCACGCCGAACGCCTGACACCTAATGTCGTTGCCGCACTTGCCGATGCAGGTCTGACGATGGCCGACCTGGACGCCGTGGTGGTGGGCTGCGGACCCGGGCCGTTCACCGGGCTGCGGGCCGGCATGGCGACTGGGGCCGCCTATGGGCACGCATTGGGGATCCCCGTGCACGGCGTGTGCAGCCTGGACGCCATCGGCGTGCTTACCAGCGGTGAGACGTTGGTGGTGACCGACGCCCGCCGCCGGGAGGTGTACTGGGCGCGCTACCGCGACGGTGTCCGCACCGAAGGGCCCGCGGTGAACGCCCCGGCTGACGTGGATCCGGGCGCCGCGCGGGGGATCGCCGGATCGCCGGATCATGCGGCGCTGTTCGACCTGCCCTACCACGAACCCAGGTATCCGACCCCGGCAGGCCTGGCCCGCGCGGTGAGCGAGTGGTCCGCCGATCCGGCGCCGCTGGTGGCGCTGTACCTGCGCCGCCCTGACGCCAAGCCGCTGGCGGCGCACACATGACCCCCACGGATCCGGTGACTCTGGGCCCGCTGACCTACGCGGATGCCGACCGCTGCGCCGAGTTGGAAGCACAGCTCTTCGATGGCGACGACCCGTGGCCGGCGGTCGCCTTCGAACGGGAACTGCACAGCAAGACCAACCACTACGTGGGGGCCCGTAGCGGTGGCACGCTCGTCGGGTATGCCGGCATTTCGCGCCTCGGCCGGGTCGCGCCCTTCGAATACGAGGTGCACACGATCGGGGTCGACCCCGCCTACCAGGGCCAGGGCATCGGCCGTCGGCTGCTCGACGAGTTGCTGGATTTCGCCGATGGTGCAGTGGTGTTCCTGGAAGTCCGCACCGACAACGAGGCCGCCATCGGCCTGTACGAGAGCGTGGGATTCGAACAGATCGGCCTGCGGAAGCGGTATTACCGCGTCAGTGGGGCCGACGCGTACACGATGCGGAGGGTCGCCCAGTGACAACCATATTGGCCATCGAAACCTCTTGCGACGAAACGGGTGTGGGGATCGCGCGGCTCGACCCCGAAGGCACCGTGACCCTGCTGGCCGACGAGGTCGCGTCCAGCGTCGACGAGCATGTGCGGTTCGGCGGGGTGGTGCCCGAAATCGCCTCCCGGGCGCATCTGGAGGCGCTCGGCCCGGCGATGCGCCGCGCGCTGTCGGCGGCCGGCCTCGACCGCCCCGACATCGTCGCGGCCACCATCGGACCGGGGCTGGCGGGTGCGCTGTTAGTGGGAGTTGCCGCGGCCAAAGCGTATTCGGCCGCCTGGGGGGTGCCGTTCTATGCGGTGAACCATCTGGGCGGGCATCTGGCCGCCGACGTCTATGAGCACGGCCCGCTGCCTGACTCGGTCGCCCTGCTGGTCTCCGGCGGGCACACCCACCTGCTACATGTCCGCTCGCTCGGTGAGCCGATCGCTGAATTGGGCAGCACCGTCGACGACGCCGCCGGTGAGGCCTACGACAAGGTGGCGCGGCTGCTGGGCCTGGGTTACCCGGGCGGGCGGGTACTCGACGAGCTGGCGCGCACCGGTGATGCGGACGCGGTCGTATTTCCCCGCGGCATGACCGGGCCGCGCGATGATCCGTACGCGTTCAGCTTCTCGGGCCTGAAG harbors:
- the alr gene encoding alanine racemase; amino-acid sequence: MSVTPMSLTPGVLAEAVIDLGAIAHNIRVLREHAGKAEVMAVVKADGYGHGATRVAFTALAAGATELGVATVDEALALRADGIVDPILAWLHPPGFDFAPALRGDVQIAVSSVRQLEELLDAVHRTGTQAAVTVKVDTGLNRNGVAAADFPAMVTALKQAVADDAVALRGLMSHLVFADAPEQPINDIQAKRFREMLAYAADQGVRFEVAHLSNSSATMVRPDLTFDLVRPGIAVYGLSPVPRLGDMGLIPAMTVKSPVALVKSIKGGEGVSYAHTWTAPHDTNLALIPVGYADGVVRSLGGRLDVLINGRRRPGVGRVCMDQFVVDLGPGRPDVAAGDEAILFGPGTRGEPTAQEWADLIGTIHYEVVSGIRGRITRTYREVDAVEC
- the tsaE gene encoding tRNA (adenosine(37)-N6)-threonylcarbamoyltransferase complex ATPase subunit type 1 TsaE; translated protein: MGGCGAVADGGKATLERVEDTVALGSKLGERLRAGDVVVLSGPLGAGKTVLAKGIAAAMNVEGPVTSPTFVLARVHPARQAGSPSMIHVDVYRLLDQHGADLLGELDSLDLDTDLEDAVVVVEWGEGLVERLAERHLDVRLERLAHSDVRIATWEWVGS
- the tsaD gene encoding tRNA (adenosine(37)-N6)-threonylcarbamoyltransferase complex transferase subunit TsaD, which encodes MTTILAIETSCDETGVGIARLDPEGTVTLLADEVASSVDEHVRFGGVVPEIASRAHLEALGPAMRRALSAAGLDRPDIVAATIGPGLAGALLVGVAAAKAYSAAWGVPFYAVNHLGGHLAADVYEHGPLPDSVALLVSGGHTHLLHVRSLGEPIAELGSTVDDAAGEAYDKVARLLGLGYPGGRVLDELARTGDADAVVFPRGMTGPRDDPYAFSFSGLKTAVARYVESNPDFVAADVAAGFQEAVADVLTRKAVRAAIELGVSTLLIAGGVAANSRLRELAAERCRDAGLELRIPRPRLCTDNGAMIASFAAHLVAAGAAPSPLDAPSDPGLPVVRGQVVG
- a CDS encoding alpha/beta fold hydrolase gives rise to the protein MTAVATLVGASARKTFIERTSSDEDPWEGEDFERLDSDRAQVVTTSDGVPLAVREAGPPDAPLTVVFAHGFCLRMGAFHFQRMRLGEVLDAQVRMVFYDQRGHGQSGEGEPESYTLTQLGQDLETVLQATAPRGPIVLVGHSMGGMTVLSHAGQFPEQYGRRIVGAALISSAAEGVTRSPLGSFLKNPALDAVRFTAKSAPKLMHRGRNVSRSLIGPILRAASYSDLQVSRSLDAFSQRMMNGTPIATLVGFLRALENHDETAGLWTLLKIPTLIACGDHDLLTPDEYSRLMSASLPQSELVIVPGASHLALLDKPETINDGLIRLIERSQPGKLKWRYRRFGERLRRGRLRRRG
- the rimI gene encoding ribosomal protein S18-alanine N-acetyltransferase, encoding MTPTDPVTLGPLTYADADRCAELEAQLFDGDDPWPAVAFERELHSKTNHYVGARSGGTLVGYAGISRLGRVAPFEYEVHTIGVDPAYQGQGIGRRLLDELLDFADGAVVFLEVRTDNEAAIGLYESVGFEQIGLRKRYYRVSGADAYTMRRVAQ
- a CDS encoding PE family protein, whose product is MSHLVAATDSLAATAGDVAGIGNSLTAAHAAAVGPTTAVLAAAEDEISAAVAALFSGHGRQFQLLAAQAETFHSEFAQALAGAGGAYAAAEAAAANPLQALIDGILGVVNAPTNLLLGRPVIGDGTNGAPGSGQNGGAGGLLWGNGGAGGSGAPGLSGGAGGAAGLLGTGGVGGTGGIGGGTGGSGGSGGWLWGNGGAGGAGGAAGATTAAGTGGLGGSALLFGSGGAGGVGGAGAAGGAGGVGTPGTSTAAGGTGGIGSQGGTGGMGGAGGNGGLLFGNGGAGGHGGVGGTGGAGGAGGAGWDASSPSAPLGANGGDAGNGGNGNQGGQGGQGGIGGRGSVLLGQAGAPGNGGAGGAGGAAGMGGDGGTGGSGLGPATAGGTGGHGGDPGIAGKGGPGGSPGGLGAAAGLTGGDGNAVVTGGNGGKGGAGYTETITGSGGSGGQGGAGGQYGNGGAGGTGGNAAGNGFGGRGGNGGSAGSQDGMGGAGGHGGNGAGAGGGGDGGSGASVSRTGTTAAIAGSGGAGGAGARGGMGGAGGAASTTGTGTVTPGSGGAGGVGITAHGGTGGPGGDARIDNSGSVVSAVGGAGGAGGAGFDNSGSSFFGPGEGGPGGNAYIDSSGSKAQAIGGTGGVGGASSAGTGGRGGTGGAAYNSGSGNAVGGTPGLGGLGPTPGNGGDGGQAVSSGTGNAVAAAGANGIDNPAGTGGAGGRGGTGYISNPSSTATATSGAGGDGGNGQNGGAGGGGGTAINFGTGNVVPGAGGAGGTGSTGTGGNGGQGGTADINNASSPITNLVGSTGGAGGTGFSNGGSGGSGGEAIISNAAATATATGGAGGAGGNATDALNGTGGTGGMGGVGGNSGAGNAYGGVPGTGGLGVNGGSGGSGGNAAIFGTGSGNAIAHDGAPGVSGSGGNGGSGGGGGFADVFGPTSGGSAIAGNGGTGADSAQAAGKGGAGGNVRTFGTGTVTAGTGGNGGASSGGAGGAGGNGGNADIYSDTNVHEARGGNGGAAGAGVNNFGIAGGSGGSGIIRNSLSTANAYGGNGGAGVSTTGPYAASGGSGGTAFNYGTGAATGGNGADGGSAAVQGGNGGNGGNAFAVVYPANAFAGSPGSGGAGGVLLGTDGLAGSTGPL
- the tsaB gene encoding tRNA (adenosine(37)-N6)-threonylcarbamoyltransferase complex dimerization subunit type 1 TsaB, with translation MGVGGLVIVLALDTSTPAVTAGIVRVDDITTLAQHVTVDARAHAERLTPNVVAALADAGLTMADLDAVVVGCGPGPFTGLRAGMATGAAYGHALGIPVHGVCSLDAIGVLTSGETLVVTDARRREVYWARYRDGVRTEGPAVNAPADVDPGAARGIAGSPDHAALFDLPYHEPRYPTPAGLARAVSEWSADPAPLVALYLRRPDAKPLAAHT